In Ruania zhangjianzhongii, the following proteins share a genomic window:
- a CDS encoding F0F1 ATP synthase subunit gamma encodes MGAQQRIYKQKIRSTQTMKKMFRAMELIAASRIGKARDRAVAASPYARAITRAVSAVATHADVEHPLTTERTDTNRVAVLVVTADRGQAGAYSASVLREAERLRGQLHEEGKEIALYVTGRRGVSYYQFRRQEIVRSWTGNSDNPAVETAEEIGSALLDAFRAPAESGGVSELHIVYTRFKTMVSQEPQVVRMLPLEVVDGVAPVGEDPLPLYEFEPSPEGVLDTLLPRYIRSRMYNALLQASASELAARQRAMHTAVENSEDIIRNYTRLANQARQAEITQEISEIVSGADSMAAS; translated from the coding sequence ATGGGCGCCCAACAGCGGATCTACAAGCAGAAGATCAGGTCTACCCAGACCATGAAGAAGATGTTCCGCGCCATGGAGCTGATCGCTGCCTCACGGATCGGGAAGGCACGCGACCGCGCGGTCGCGGCGAGCCCGTACGCACGGGCCATCACCCGCGCCGTCTCCGCCGTGGCCACCCATGCCGACGTGGAGCACCCGCTGACCACGGAGCGCACCGACACCAACCGGGTGGCCGTCCTCGTGGTGACCGCCGACCGCGGGCAGGCCGGTGCCTACTCCGCGTCGGTGCTGCGCGAGGCGGAGCGGCTGCGCGGCCAGCTGCACGAGGAGGGCAAGGAGATCGCCCTCTACGTCACCGGCCGCCGGGGTGTGAGCTACTACCAGTTCCGGCGTCAGGAGATCGTCCGGAGCTGGACCGGTAACTCGGACAACCCGGCAGTGGAGACCGCCGAGGAGATCGGCTCCGCGCTGCTGGACGCGTTCCGCGCCCCCGCTGAGTCCGGTGGCGTGAGCGAGCTGCACATCGTCTACACCCGGTTCAAGACGATGGTCTCGCAGGAGCCGCAGGTCGTGCGCATGCTTCCGTTGGAAGTGGTCGACGGCGTTGCTCCGGTGGGCGAGGACCCGTTGCCGTTGTACGAGTTCGAGCCGTCCCCCGAGGGCGTGCTGGACACGCTGCTGCCGCGGTACATCCGCAGCCGGATGTACAACGCACTACTGCAGGCCTCCGCCTCCGAGCTCGCTGCCCGGCAGCGCGCCATGCACACTGCAGTGGAGAACTCCGAGGACATCATCCGTAACTACACCCGGCTCGCCAACCAGGCCCGGCAGGCCGAGATCACCCAGGAGATCAGCGAGATCGTCTCGGGTGCCGACTCCATGGCCGCCAGCTGA
- a CDS encoding F0F1 ATP synthase subunit B, with the protein MITADGTPNPLIPAAYDIIWSLVVTVIIGFFFFKYLLPKLNAILDERAAKIEGGLQLAEKAQAEAAEAKVETERELAAARKEAAGIREEANSDGAQIVAEARTKAQTEAARIAENAQRQIEAARQSAVVSLRADVGTLATELASRIVGESLADDARQSRVVDRFLDEIETTMSESTPAAADSEA; encoded by the coding sequence ATGATCACAGCAGACGGGACACCGAACCCGCTCATCCCGGCGGCGTACGACATCATCTGGTCACTGGTCGTGACCGTCATCATCGGGTTCTTCTTCTTCAAGTATCTGCTGCCGAAGCTGAACGCGATCCTGGATGAGCGTGCCGCCAAGATCGAAGGTGGGCTGCAGCTCGCCGAGAAGGCGCAGGCTGAAGCCGCTGAGGCCAAGGTAGAGACCGAGCGCGAGCTCGCTGCTGCCCGCAAGGAGGCCGCTGGCATCCGCGAGGAGGCCAACAGCGACGGCGCCCAGATCGTCGCCGAGGCACGCACCAAGGCGCAGACCGAGGCCGCCCGGATCGCCGAGAACGCACAGCGGCAGATCGAGGCTGCCCGGCAGTCCGCGGTCGTCTCGCTGCGGGCAGATGTGGGCACGTTGGCCACGGAGCTGGCCTCGCGGATCGTGGGGGAGTCTCTCGCCGACGACGCACGCCAGTCCCGTGTGGTGGACCGGTTCCTCGACGAGATCGAGACCACGATGTCCGAATCCACTCCCGCCGCGGCTGACTCGGAGGCGTGA
- a CDS encoding N-acetylglucosamine-6-phosphate deacetylase yields the protein MEQLIRGRVITPEAEIADGVLAGAEGLIRWVGPAAELPARWADQLPVAAPDRLVLPGLVDVHNHGGGGASFPDAGGRAEAEQAVAEHRRHGTTRMLASLVTAPDEVLLARAELLADLVAAGEIEGVHAEGPFLAAARCGAQNPEFLRDGDPSLVSALAEALDGRLVTMTVAPDVPGAAEVIQALVAAGSLPSYGHTDADAAQMRSAVERGNALLAGSGRRATVTHLCNGMAPMHHRTPGPVPVALAAAAAGDLVVELVADGVHLHPELVRDVFTLVGAENIALVTDAMAAAGMSDGRYRLGSLDVEVAGGVARLAEGGSIAGGTAHLVDVLRTTVTGGVPLVPAVRAASLTPAEMIGPAVGGEPFGALRAGYRADVLVTDGDLQVLEVWRGGAPVAGQSS from the coding sequence ATGGAGCAGCTGATCCGCGGTCGCGTGATCACCCCGGAGGCCGAGATCGCCGACGGTGTGCTGGCCGGCGCCGAGGGCTTGATCCGCTGGGTCGGGCCAGCGGCGGAACTGCCCGCTCGCTGGGCTGACCAGCTTCCGGTGGCTGCTCCGGACCGCCTGGTGCTGCCCGGTCTGGTGGACGTGCACAACCACGGTGGCGGCGGTGCCAGCTTCCCCGACGCCGGCGGGCGCGCCGAGGCCGAGCAGGCGGTCGCCGAGCACCGCCGGCACGGCACCACCCGGATGCTCGCCTCCCTGGTCACCGCGCCCGACGAGGTGCTGCTGGCCCGCGCCGAACTGCTCGCCGATCTGGTGGCGGCCGGTGAGATCGAGGGAGTGCACGCGGAGGGGCCGTTCCTGGCCGCGGCCCGGTGTGGGGCACAGAACCCGGAGTTCCTGCGCGACGGCGATCCCTCCCTGGTCTCGGCTCTCGCCGAGGCGCTCGACGGCCGGCTGGTGACGATGACCGTGGCGCCGGACGTGCCCGGGGCCGCCGAGGTGATCCAGGCGCTGGTGGCCGCCGGAAGCCTGCCCTCCTACGGACACACCGACGCCGATGCAGCCCAGATGCGCTCCGCCGTCGAACGCGGGAACGCCCTGCTGGCCGGCTCCGGCCGGCGGGCCACGGTGACGCACCTGTGCAACGGGATGGCGCCGATGCACCACCGCACGCCCGGGCCGGTACCGGTGGCGTTGGCCGCTGCGGCCGCCGGCGACCTGGTGGTGGAGCTGGTGGCCGACGGGGTGCACCTGCACCCGGAGCTGGTCCGGGACGTGTTCACGCTGGTGGGAGCGGAGAACATCGCGCTGGTGACCGATGCGATGGCCGCCGCCGGGATGAGCGACGGGCGCTACCGGCTGGGCAGTCTGGACGTGGAGGTGGCCGGCGGCGTGGCCCGGCTCGCCGAGGGCGGCTCGATCGCCGGCGGCACCGCACATCTGGTGGATGTGCTGCGCACCACCGTGACCGGCGGCGTGCCGCTGGTGCCGGCGGTGCGGGCGGCTTCGCTCACTCCGGCCGAGATGATCGGCCCGGCCGTCGGCGGGGAGCCGTTCGGGGCGCTGCGGGCCGGCTACCGCGCGGATGTGCTCGTTACCGATGGCGACCTGCAGGTGCTCGAGGTGTGGCGCGGCGGCGCGCCGGTGGCGGGCCAGTCATCCTGA
- a CDS encoding F0F1 ATP synthase subunit delta, with protein sequence MRASSQTSTDDARSSFAAVLRQAGADAQALGTDLFAVADVLDGSGGLRRALTDPSREGEDKAAVVNAVFGGKVRGEVLDLLDGMARRRWSADDDLRAAVELIGTDAVLASAEADDALLDVESQLFTVQRILADNRELRLALADKDRSVGARAELLSSLVQGKVAAQTQVLLERALTASHETSLAAALVRLIEAAAHRRQQLVVTVTAARPLSTAQQDRLRGILEGAYGRSAHINVAVDDSVIGGVRIQIGDEVVDATMLSRLEEARRRLAG encoded by the coding sequence ATGCGGGCCAGCAGCCAGACCTCCACCGACGACGCGCGCAGCTCGTTCGCCGCCGTCCTGCGCCAGGCGGGTGCCGATGCGCAGGCGCTGGGAACTGACCTGTTCGCCGTGGCCGATGTGCTCGACGGCAGCGGCGGCCTGCGCCGGGCGCTGACCGACCCCTCCCGCGAGGGCGAGGACAAGGCTGCCGTGGTCAATGCCGTCTTCGGCGGCAAGGTGCGCGGCGAGGTGCTGGACCTTCTGGACGGTATGGCCCGGCGGCGCTGGTCGGCAGACGACGATCTGCGGGCCGCCGTGGAGCTGATCGGCACCGATGCGGTGCTCGCCAGCGCGGAGGCCGACGATGCACTGCTGGACGTGGAGTCCCAGCTGTTCACCGTGCAGCGCATCCTCGCCGACAACCGCGAGCTGCGGCTCGCGCTGGCGGACAAGGACCGCAGCGTCGGCGCCCGCGCCGAACTGTTGTCCTCGCTGGTGCAGGGCAAGGTGGCAGCACAGACGCAGGTGCTGCTCGAACGTGCACTGACTGCCTCCCACGAGACCTCGCTGGCCGCCGCCCTGGTGCGCCTGATCGAGGCAGCGGCGCACCGCCGCCAGCAGCTCGTGGTCACGGTGACGGCGGCCAGGCCGTTGAGCACGGCCCAGCAGGATCGGCTGCGCGGCATCCTGGAAGGTGCCTACGGTCGTAGCGCCCACATCAACGTGGCGGTGGACGATTCCGTCATCGGCGGTGTGCGCATCCAGATCGGCGACGAGGTGGTCGATGCGACCATGCTCTCCCGCCTCGAAGAAGCTCGCCGGCGGCTGGCCGGCTGA
- a CDS encoding DUF2550 family protein: MPAAWTVIIVAALVVVVLAVGFFWRLRTLNHRVGSFECAVYEGKRWASGIATYTRDHLDFYEVVSLSPGPSRRWARREMDILGRERPADDGPGALSEARCIYSGAEFRLAAEDGALDGLRSWLEAAPPDPSTSRIV; this comes from the coding sequence GTGCCAGCAGCCTGGACGGTGATCATCGTGGCGGCGCTCGTCGTCGTCGTGCTCGCCGTGGGTTTCTTCTGGCGACTGCGCACGCTCAACCACCGGGTCGGCTCGTTCGAGTGTGCCGTCTATGAGGGCAAGCGCTGGGCCTCCGGTATCGCCACCTACACCCGAGACCACCTCGACTTCTACGAGGTGGTCTCGTTGTCGCCCGGGCCCTCGCGCCGGTGGGCCCGCCGGGAGATGGACATCCTCGGCCGGGAGCGGCCCGCAGACGACGGCCCAGGTGCGCTGAGTGAGGCGCGTTGCATCTACTCCGGCGCGGAGTTCCGGCTGGCCGCCGAGGACGGTGCACTGGACGGGTTGCGGTCCTGGCTGGAGGCGGCGCCGCCGGACCCGAGCACCTCGAGGATCGTGTGA
- the atpE gene encoding ATP synthase F0 subunit C produces MEGNLATIGYGLATIGPGIGLGIVFGQTQIATARQPEVAGRLFTNMMIGAALIEVLGLLGLVAGLMF; encoded by the coding sequence GTGGAAGGTAACCTCGCAACCATCGGTTACGGTCTCGCCACGATCGGCCCGGGCATCGGCCTCGGTATCGTCTTCGGCCAGACCCAGATCGCCACGGCTCGTCAGCCGGAGGTGGCCGGCCGGCTGTTCACCAACATGATGATCGGCGCCGCCCTCATCGAGGTGCTCGGTCTGCTCGGCCTCGTCGCCGGCCTCATGTTCTGA
- the atpA gene encoding F0F1 ATP synthase subunit alpha — MAELTIKPEEIRAALDSFVNSYEPATSAAEEVGTVTLAADGIAEVEGLPGVMANELLTFEDGTLGLALNLDTRTIGVVVLGEFDGIEQGQSVRRTGEVLSVPVGEGYLGRVVDPLGQPIDGLGEVETDARRALELQAAGVMERKSVHEPLQSGQKAIDAMIPIGRGQRQLIIGDRQTGKTAIALDTIINQKANWESGDPEKQVRCIYVAIGQKGTTIASVRGALEDAGALEYTTIVAAPASDAAGFKYIAPYTGSAIGQHWMYQGKHVLIVFDDLSKQAEAYRAVSLLLRRPPGREAYPGDVFYLHSRLLERCAKLSDELGAGSMTGLPIIETKANDVSAYIPTNVISITDGQIFLQSDLFNANQRPAVDVGISVSRVGGDAQIKAMKKVSGTLKIDLAQYRALEAFAMFASDLDPASRRQLTRGARLMELLKQPQYSPYDAEDQVVSIWAGTKGYFDEVELTDVRRFERELLEYVRRNTGVIDQIAETGKFEDSTEEELKAAVEKFRDTFLGSEGSAPAEPVEDGDVDIDQEQIVRQKRG; from the coding sequence ATGGCTGAACTGACGATCAAGCCCGAGGAGATCCGGGCGGCGCTGGACAGCTTCGTGAACTCCTACGAGCCGGCGACCAGCGCGGCCGAGGAGGTCGGTACCGTCACCCTGGCTGCCGACGGCATCGCCGAAGTTGAGGGTCTGCCCGGGGTGATGGCCAACGAGCTGCTCACCTTCGAGGACGGCACCCTCGGTCTGGCCCTGAACCTGGACACGCGCACGATCGGTGTGGTGGTGCTGGGGGAGTTCGACGGCATCGAGCAGGGACAGAGCGTGCGCCGCACTGGTGAGGTGCTCTCCGTCCCGGTCGGTGAGGGTTACCTGGGCCGCGTCGTGGACCCGCTGGGTCAGCCGATCGACGGCCTCGGCGAGGTCGAGACCGACGCACGGCGGGCGCTGGAGCTGCAGGCTGCTGGCGTGATGGAGCGCAAGAGCGTGCACGAGCCGCTGCAGTCCGGTCAGAAGGCCATCGACGCGATGATCCCGATCGGTCGCGGTCAGCGTCAGCTGATCATCGGTGACCGGCAGACCGGGAAGACCGCGATCGCGCTGGACACGATCATCAACCAGAAGGCGAACTGGGAGTCCGGCGACCCGGAAAAGCAGGTGCGCTGCATCTACGTGGCGATCGGTCAGAAGGGGACGACCATCGCCTCGGTGCGCGGCGCCCTGGAGGACGCCGGCGCGTTGGAGTACACCACGATCGTGGCGGCCCCCGCCTCGGACGCTGCGGGCTTCAAGTACATCGCTCCCTACACCGGTTCGGCCATCGGCCAGCACTGGATGTACCAGGGCAAGCACGTCCTGATCGTCTTCGACGACCTGTCCAAGCAGGCCGAGGCCTACCGTGCGGTCTCCCTGCTGCTGCGCCGCCCGCCGGGCCGTGAGGCCTACCCCGGTGACGTGTTCTACCTGCACTCCCGGCTGCTGGAGCGTTGCGCCAAGCTCTCCGACGAGCTGGGTGCCGGTTCGATGACCGGTCTGCCGATCATCGAGACCAAGGCGAACGACGTCTCGGCGTACATCCCGACCAACGTCATCTCCATCACCGATGGGCAGATCTTCCTCCAGTCGGACCTGTTCAACGCCAACCAGCGCCCCGCCGTCGACGTGGGTATCTCGGTCTCCCGCGTGGGTGGTGACGCGCAGATCAAGGCGATGAAGAAGGTCTCCGGCACGCTGAAGATCGACCTGGCGCAGTACCGGGCTCTGGAGGCGTTCGCGATGTTCGCCTCGGACCTGGACCCGGCCTCGCGCCGCCAGCTCACCCGGGGTGCGCGGCTGATGGAGCTGCTCAAGCAGCCGCAGTACAGCCCGTACGACGCCGAGGACCAGGTGGTCTCCATCTGGGCCGGTACGAAGGGCTACTTCGACGAGGTCGAGCTGACCGACGTCCGCCGGTTCGAGCGCGAGCTGCTCGAGTACGTGCGCCGGAACACCGGGGTGATCGACCAGATCGCCGAGACCGGCAAGTTCGAGGACTCCACCGAGGAGGAGCTGAAGGCGGCCGTGGAGAAGTTCCGCGACACCTTCCTCGGCTCCGAGGGCTCCGCGCCGGCCGAACCGGTCGAGGACGGCGACGTGGACATCGATCAGGAGCAGATCGTCCGGCAGAAGCGGGGCTGA
- the atpB gene encoding F0F1 ATP synthase subunit A — MVELDVPGEFTLSTAAPAAPVLAEGEDSGGFHAPGLDEFFPDALFGSTELTSVWGFDRIMMVRLIVVALMLLLFWLGTRKASLIPTRGQSIIEFGVTFVREQVAEQIMGKERARPYVAMLTTIFFLILAMNLAGVVPFLNIAGTSRVGLPLLLALWVLVVYLSAGIRKHGLGKYLKAQLFPPGIPWPAYVLITPIEALQVFILRPATLTIRLVANMMAGHLMLVLCFAATHFLILEGGGLIKATGALAFAGGIFITLFEIFIALLQAYIFTLLSAIYLNMALEEEH, encoded by the coding sequence ATGGTCGAGCTCGATGTACCTGGGGAGTTCACTCTGTCCACCGCAGCCCCTGCCGCGCCTGTCCTCGCCGAGGGTGAGGACAGCGGCGGCTTCCACGCCCCAGGACTTGACGAGTTCTTCCCGGACGCGCTGTTCGGGAGTACCGAGCTGACCTCCGTGTGGGGCTTCGACCGGATCATGATGGTGCGGCTCATCGTGGTGGCACTGATGCTGCTGCTCTTCTGGTTGGGCACCCGCAAGGCGTCGCTGATCCCGACCCGCGGGCAGAGCATCATCGAGTTCGGCGTGACGTTCGTGCGCGAGCAGGTCGCCGAGCAGATCATGGGCAAGGAGCGCGCCCGACCGTACGTGGCGATGCTGACCACGATCTTCTTCCTCATCCTGGCGATGAACCTCGCCGGAGTGGTCCCGTTCCTGAATATCGCCGGTACCTCCCGAGTCGGCCTTCCGCTGTTGCTCGCGCTCTGGGTGCTGGTGGTCTACCTGTCCGCCGGTATCCGCAAGCACGGCCTGGGCAAGTACCTCAAGGCGCAGCTCTTCCCGCCCGGGATCCCGTGGCCGGCTTACGTGCTGATCACGCCGATCGAGGCGCTGCAGGTGTTCATCCTGCGCCCGGCCACGCTGACCATCCGGCTGGTGGCCAACATGATGGCCGGGCACCTGATGCTGGTGCTGTGCTTCGCCGCCACCCACTTCCTCATCCTCGAGGGCGGCGGCCTGATCAAGGCCACCGGCGCCCTCGCCTTTGCCGGCGGGATCTTCATCACCCTGTTCGAGATCTTCATCGCTCTCCTGCAGGCCTACATCTTCACGCTTCTGTCCGCCATCTACCTCAACATGGCCCTCGAAGAGGAGCACTGA
- a CDS encoding F0F1 ATP synthase subunit epsilon: MPLNVEMVSADHTVWSGEALSVAAPAADGDLGVLPGHQPVLAVLRPGVVRVRAAEGGDTVELEVSGGFLSVDHDDITIVVDPTTTEAAADTQES; encoded by the coding sequence GTGCCGCTGAACGTGGAGATGGTCTCCGCCGACCACACGGTCTGGTCGGGGGAAGCCCTGAGCGTCGCCGCGCCCGCGGCCGACGGTGATCTCGGGGTACTGCCCGGTCACCAGCCGGTGCTCGCCGTGCTGCGCCCCGGAGTAGTCCGGGTGCGCGCCGCCGAGGGCGGTGACACGGTCGAGCTCGAGGTCAGCGGTGGCTTCCTCTCGGTGGACCACGACGACATCACGATCGTGGTCGACCCGACAACCACGGAGGCCGCGGCCGACACCCAGGAGAGCTGA
- the atpD gene encoding F0F1 ATP synthase subunit beta: MTATASETPAAAAGEPGVGRIARVIGPVIDIEFPPDAIPEMYNALTTTVEIGEDSSEMTLEVAQHLGDNLIRAIALKPTDGLVRGGKVYDTGAAISVPVGDITKGKVFNVIGEALNLPEGEKLEVTERWPIHREPPAFDQLESKTQMFETGIKSIDLLTPYVQGGKIGLFGGAGVGKTVLIQEMIYRVAANHGGVSVFAGVGERTREGGDLIEEMEEAGVFDKTALVFGQMDEPPGTRLRVALSALTMAEYFRDVQQQDVLLFIDNIFRFTQAGQEVSTLLGRMPSAVGYQPTLADEMGLLQERITSTRGHSITSLQAIYVPADDYTDPAPATTFAHLDATTELSRDIASRGLYPAIDPLASTSRILDPQYVGEEHYRVANQVKAILQKNKELQDIIAILGVDELSEEDKVTVNRARRIEQFLSQNTYMAEKFTSVAGSTVPLSETIEAFSKIADGDYDHVAEQAFFNIGGLEDLEKNWQRLQSELD, translated from the coding sequence ATGACTGCTACCGCATCCGAGACTCCGGCTGCCGCCGCCGGTGAGCCCGGCGTGGGCCGGATCGCCCGTGTGATCGGCCCCGTCATCGACATCGAGTTCCCACCGGACGCCATCCCGGAGATGTACAACGCGCTCACCACCACGGTGGAGATCGGCGAGGACTCGTCCGAGATGACGCTCGAGGTGGCGCAGCACCTCGGTGACAACCTGATCCGCGCGATCGCCCTGAAGCCGACCGACGGCCTGGTCCGTGGCGGCAAGGTCTACGACACCGGTGCTGCGATCAGCGTGCCCGTCGGCGACATCACCAAGGGCAAGGTCTTCAACGTGATCGGTGAGGCGCTGAACCTCCCCGAGGGCGAGAAGCTCGAGGTCACCGAGCGCTGGCCGATCCACCGCGAGCCGCCGGCGTTCGACCAGCTCGAGTCCAAGACCCAGATGTTCGAGACCGGCATCAAGTCGATCGACCTGCTCACCCCGTACGTCCAGGGCGGGAAGATCGGCCTGTTCGGCGGTGCCGGTGTGGGTAAGACCGTGCTCATCCAGGAGATGATCTACCGCGTCGCCGCCAACCACGGTGGTGTGTCGGTGTTCGCCGGCGTGGGGGAGCGCACCCGTGAGGGTGGCGACCTGATCGAGGAGATGGAAGAGGCCGGCGTCTTCGACAAGACCGCACTGGTCTTCGGCCAGATGGACGAGCCGCCGGGCACCCGGCTGCGGGTGGCGCTGTCCGCGCTGACGATGGCGGAGTACTTCCGCGACGTGCAGCAGCAGGATGTGCTGCTGTTCATCGACAACATCTTCCGGTTCACCCAGGCGGGTCAGGAAGTGTCCACGCTGCTCGGCCGGATGCCCTCGGCAGTGGGCTACCAGCCCACGCTGGCCGATGAGATGGGTCTGCTCCAGGAGCGGATCACCTCCACCCGGGGTCACTCGATCACCTCGCTGCAGGCGATCTACGTCCCTGCTGACGACTACACCGACCCGGCCCCGGCCACCACGTTCGCCCACCTGGACGCCACCACCGAACTTTCCCGGGACATCGCCTCGCGCGGTCTGTACCCGGCGATCGACCCGCTGGCCTCCACCTCCCGGATCCTGGACCCGCAGTACGTGGGTGAGGAGCACTACCGGGTGGCGAACCAGGTCAAGGCGATCCTGCAGAAGAACAAGGAACTGCAGGACATCATCGCGATCCTCGGTGTGGACGAGCTGTCCGAAGAGGACAAGGTCACGGTGAACCGGGCCCGCCGGATCGAGCAGTTCCTCTCCCAGAACACCTACATGGCGGAGAAGTTCACCAGCGTGGCCGGTTCCACGGTGCCGCTGAGCGAAACCATCGAGGCGTTCAGCAAGATCGCGGACGGCGACTACGACCACGTCGCCGAGCAGGCGTTCTTCAACATCGGTGGACTTGAGGATCTGGAGAAGAACTGGCAGCGTCTGCAGTCCGAGCTGGACTGA
- the nucS gene encoding endonuclease NucS, whose protein sequence is MRLVIAECAVDYTGRLTAHLPLARRVLMIKSDGSMLVHSDGGSYKPLNWMSPPCALKESEPTEDQREAGVQAVWTVASTKTDDQLVVSIHELIDDHSYDLGVDPGLVKDGVEAHLQKLLAEQIGLLGDGHSLVRREYPTAIGPVDLLARSAEGGTVAVEIKRRGDIDGVEQLTRYLDLLNRDPLLTPVAGVFAAQEIKPQARVLATDRGIRCVVLDYDAMRGLDDVESRLF, encoded by the coding sequence GTGAGGCTCGTGATCGCCGAGTGCGCGGTGGACTACACCGGCCGGCTGACGGCCCACCTGCCGCTGGCTCGGCGGGTGCTGATGATCAAGTCCGACGGGTCGATGCTGGTGCACTCCGACGGCGGCTCGTACAAGCCGCTGAACTGGATGAGTCCGCCGTGTGCGCTGAAGGAGAGCGAACCGACCGAGGACCAGCGCGAGGCCGGTGTGCAGGCGGTGTGGACCGTGGCCAGCACCAAGACCGACGATCAGCTGGTGGTCTCGATCCATGAGCTGATCGACGACCACAGCTATGACCTGGGCGTGGATCCGGGCCTGGTCAAGGACGGCGTGGAGGCGCACCTGCAGAAGCTGCTGGCCGAGCAGATCGGGCTGCTCGGCGACGGGCACTCCCTGGTGCGGCGGGAGTACCCGACCGCGATCGGGCCGGTGGATCTCCTTGCCCGGTCCGCTGAGGGCGGGACGGTCGCCGTGGAGATCAAGCGCCGCGGGGATATCGACGGCGTGGAACAGCTCACCCGGTACCTGGACCTGCTGAACCGGGACCCGCTGCTCACCCCGGTGGCGGGAGTGTTCGCCGCGCAGGAGATCAAACCGCAGGCGCGGGTGCTCGCCACCGACCGCGGTATTCGCTGCGTGGTGCTGGACTACGACGCGATGCGCGGGCTGGACGACGTGGAGTCCCGGCTGTTCTGA